The Desulfovibrio subterraneus nucleotide sequence TCCACTGGGCCACGACAAGGATCTGCATTTCGGATCGCGCGCGCTGAAGATCATGCTGGACTACGATACTCTTCTCTCTCGTGGCATGGTGCCGGGCGAAGCCCTGTTGCACATGCGCGATACCAGAGGGGTGTACGACAAAGAAATTCTTGCAGCCTTTCAGCAGACCGTGCTCGATCAGGAAGTGCAAATCACCGACGAGCTGTATCTGGAAGACCTGCGTCCCGGCCAGATAGCGGCGCAGGACATAGAAACCAGAGACGGCGTTCTTCTGGCCAGCAAGGGGCAGGAACTCTCGGATGCATGTATCGCCCGCATCAGAAACTTTGCCAAGGCCTACGGACTGGATGAACCCATCCGCATGATCCTGCCCGATCAGCCCGATCAGCCCGATCAGGAAGAGAGCGCCGATCCCCCCGTCTAAAGGGCGCGCATCCACTCGGATTTGATGGGAACATACCCGTCTATGGCGGCATCCAGCCTTTCCAGCGCGGCAGCCTTGTCCTTGGGCAGGCGCACGCGCATGGGCAGGTGGTTCGAGGCGTGGTTGGTAAGAAAAATGCCCGAACGGATATCCGTTGCCGACAGCATCTCGCGCAGTTCGCGCAGCAGCCCCTGTGCATCGGGCATTGCAAATTCACCGCGCCTGCACTGCTCATGCAGAAGAGTATCCGGTAAAAGCATGAGGCTGAGCACGCCTATGAAATCCGGCGACATGGCACTCAGCACCCTGCCCGTCTCACGCGCATGGCGCATGCTGCCTTCCACCCCGCCCAGTCCGACAATGACGGAAACATTCAGCTTCATTCCGGCTGCGGAAACACGCCGTGCCTGCTCTATGAGCTGGGCAGCAGTCACATGCTTGTTCACCCGCCGCAGCACCTCATCATCCCCCGACTCCACTCCCATATAGACAAACGAGAGTCCGAGCCCGCGCAGCTCGGCCAGTTCAGCATCCGATTTACGGCCAACGGACATGGCGCTGCCGTAAGTTCCCACTCGGGTCACCCAGGGCAGATGTGTGCGAATGGATTGCAGCAGGCGCACAAGCCGGGCCTGTGGCAGCGACAGACAGTCGCCGTCGCACAAGAAGAGACGGCGCATCCCTCTGAGCCGCTCTGCGGCCCAGAGAATGTCTGCCTCAATCACGGCATCATCCTTTATACGGAATGATTTGTCCTGATAGGCACCGCAGAAGGTGCACCGATTATGGGGGCAGCCTGTGGTTACCTGCAACAGAATGGAATCTATTTCACTGGGGGGGCGTATGATGTCGCCTTCGTAATGCATGCGTTCTCCTTACAACTTCCGCTAACCGCTTTTGCGACATTCGTCCAGACACACACGGGACGAAAAAAAGCCCCCGCATTGGCGGGGGCTTCGGGAATCTATCCGGGGCGGTTCAGACCGCCTGTCTCTCCACAGCGGGACGGGAGCTGAGGTACGTCGTGCATACGACCCGCAGCAGGGATGCAAAATTCCCCACTGTTCCGTGTATGACAACCGCCTCATCATGAAGCGTTTCAAGAAATCTGGGCAGGGAGGTATTCTCCGATGCCGCAAGTTCCTCAAGCACGTTCCAGAAACGGCGTTCCAGCCGAACGCTTGTCACACCGCCGTGCAGTCTGACAGAGCGTGTCACCTGTTCATATTCCGCCGGGCTGGTAGATGCATACATCTCACACATGGGCAGATACTCCGTGGTCGCCGCCCTGCGGGAGCATCAATGCTATCCGAGCAGGTCGGCAATCTTGCGCAGCCACTGAGGATGGGCAGGCCATGCCGGTGCGGTCACGATATTGCCATCCACATGGGCTTCGTCCATTTGCAGATTCACGTATTCAGCACCGGCAAGCCGCACTTCCGGCGAGCAGGCAGGATACGCGGAGATGCGTCTGCCGTCCAGAGCCACGGCTGCAGCCAACAGCTGTGCACCGTGGCAGACCGCGCCGATGACCTTTTTGGTTTCATGGAAATGGCGAACCATAGCCAGCACCTTCTCGTTCAGACGCAGGTATTCCGGAGCGCGACCGCCGGGAATGATGAGCCCTGCGTAATCGTCGAGGCGGATATCGTCAAAGGTTGCGTTCAGAGTGAAGTTGTGTCCGGGCTTTTCAGAATAGGTCTGATGCCCTTCGAAATCATGAATGGCGGTGGCAACGGATTCACCGGCCTTCTTGCCGGGGCAAACGGCATCCACGGAATATCCCATGGCCTGCAGAGCCTGAAACGGCACCATAACTTCGTAATCTTCCACAAAATCGCCACAAATCAGCAAGAGTTTCTTTGCCATGACGGAATGCCTCCTGATTATTTTTTTCTCACCTTACATGCTTTTCTCGATTTGGGGTACTATTCGGCTACTACATGCCACACATAGCCAAAAGGCCGGAAAGGCCCGTCCGGAACGGATTCCGCACAGCACCTTCCCGGCCATATCAGACCTGCAGGGAAAAAACCTACTCTGTTCAGCGTTTAAACTTGTCGGAAATCTCCCAGAATTCGCCAATGCTCAGGCTCCGGTTCGAGGGCCCCTGCCGCACGTAGAAATGCTCGGTACTCTGGTAGCGAATAAACACCGGATAGGTGGACTGACGGCATAACGCCACCAGCAGCTGCTTGCCATCCAGCTTGCAGGCATGCAGGGATACGCAGTTGAAATGCCTTGGTCCCACGCATTCGTTGAACACATTGCCAAGATGCCGCAGGGCGTGATCTTCGCTCTGGAATTCATCGGGCTCAAGCCCCAGCACTTCGCCGGAATCCCCCACCCCCACGATCATGGTGCCGCCGGATGTATTCATAAACGCGCACATGCCCTTGAGCACGGCTATTTCCATACTCTTGTCACGTTTGCCGCTCAAGAGGTTCTGGCGAAGGGTGGACTTGAACTCCACGTGCATGCCCTCACCCTGCCGGATAAGTTTGCGCACAAAATCGGCATCGACTTTCACTTCAGGACGGTAATAGCGCCTGTGGCGGGTGAGGTAACGGGAAATGGCAAGCACAAGCGCCACCAGCACCACCACGAAGCCGCCCACGGAAGAGAGGAATAACGGGGTCGTCAGCAACCCTTTCAGCAACCCCATGCCCTGACTGATGAATATCACACGCAGGCCGCTGTTCATTTCTTCAGTCACGGTTTCCACATGGTCCAGTTCGCCTGCGGGGCCCACCTTTTCGAGCAGGTCAACAAGGTTTACACCGCGCATATCATTACCGGCCAGTTCCCTGAATGCCTTGCCTGCGCCTGCGGAAACCGCAATCACCCTGTCCTGTTGCAGCAGGGCGGCAGTCATCTGCATGGGAATGGGGGCCACAAGCCTGTTCAGGAACTTTTCCGGCAGAAAGAGCAGACACACGGTTACCGGTTCGCTTCCCGCGGTAGAACGGACATGCAGCATGACAAACCGCTTGCCTTCCGGCGTGCGCATCAGATCGATCACGGGCGTGGTATCCGCTGCGGGCAGCACCAGCATGAGGTTGGCCCGCATGGTGCTTGTCAGTTCCTTGAGTTCTTCCACATCCAGCCCGCCGGATGCGGCTCCCGTGCCGCCGACCTCGGATATACCGTAGGACACCTTGCCCTCACCCTCTTCCGTCATGCTCACGCGAACGCCGGATTCGCCTTCGATGAGTTCTGCACGGTTGTGCCCCGGCAGCACCAGCACATATCCGGCATGTGAGCTCTCCAGAAGAAACAGCATCTCATCCACCAGGGCGCTGTCGGGGATGGAGGCGCCGTCACGGGCAAGCCGGCCGATATTCTCCTGCACATTCTGAATGGAGGTACGCGCATTATCCGAAAAATAGCCTAATGCGAGCCCGGCCAGCTGCCTTTCCACCAGACGCATCTGGATCATGAGGAAGAGGAGCAGGCAGAGACCAAGCAACACCGTGAGCGCAAATAATCGACTGTATGTGAAAGGAATTCTCTTCATGTGGACCCCATACCCAACATACGGTGCTTATGCCAACCGCAATTTACAACAAAAAAGGGGCAACCCGCAGGCTGCCCCTTTGCATATGCTAACAGAGACGGAGCTAGATCTTGTCGAGAACGTCCTGATTCTGAATCAGTACTTCGCTCTTCTTGGCAAGATCAGTCATGAATGCACGGAACATCTCCTGACGCTTGGCGCGGAGCATGGATTCCTTCACCTGATCCTTTGCAGAATCCCATTCCGTATCGGACGGCAGACTGGAATCTTTCAGGCGGAAGAACACGGCACCTGCGGCGCTCATGAAAGGTCCGCCCCACTTGTCGGCAGATGCTGCAAACACAGCATTCACCAGTTCGGGAGCCTGCCCCAGTCCCGGTACAAAACCGCGACGGTCAAACAGCGGAGACACCTGCACGGTATCTGCCAGTTCCTTGGGCAGATTGCCTGCAGCAACTTCCGGTGCAATCTTCTTGGCTTCTTCGCCAGCCATCTGCATGGCTGCTTCCTGCAGCAGACGGCCTTCGATCATGGTCTTCACCTGCTCGAAGTCGATGTAGCTTTCGGGGGCGCTGGTCGTCACGCGGGCAACCATGTAGCCACCCTCCACTTCCAGAGGCGTCTCAACAACGCCACCGGCTATGGTACCGAACACGGCATCAAGGGATTCAGGCTTGATACCCACGATGTCCATCGCCTTTGCACGGGGGAACTCGGGGGTGGTACGCAGGTCAAGGGCATGCGCCGCGGCTGCATCCGCCATGGACTTGCCGGCCATGACTTCTTCGAACACCACGTCAAGTGTATCTGCCACGCCGTCTGCGGCCTTGTCTTCAGCCAGACGCTGACGAACGTCGTCATGCACTTCGGCCAGCGACTTCACGCGACGGGGGGTCTTCTTCTCCACCTTGATGATGTGGAAGCCGAACTGCGTACGCACGATATCGGAAACCTGGCCGGCTTCAAGTGCAAAGGCTGCGTCCTCGAAAGGCTTCACCATGGCACCGCGGCCGAACTCGCCAAGGTCACCGCCGGTGGGGGCGGAAGGACCTTCAGAATACTTCTTGGCCAGCGCGGCAAAGTCCTCGCCCTTCTTCAGACGGGCAAGCACCTGATCGATCTTGGCCTTGGCTTCGTTCACCGTTGCCTCTGGAGCGTTGGCATCCACCAGCACAAGAATGTGGCGGGCATGCACAGACTCATCCTGCACGAAGTAGGTTTCGGCATTCTGATCATAGAAGGCGGCGATTTCTGCCTCGTCCACCTTCACGCTCTTGGCCAGAGTCTTGGGGGTGATGGTGATGTATTCAAGGCTCACCGTTGCGGGCTGCTTGAACTGCTCCTTGTTCTGCTCATAGAATTCCTTGACCTTTTCAGGGGCCACGGAAGCTTTGGTCATAAAGGAGGCAGCAGACAGCACGGTGAACTCGATGGAACGTTTTTCAGCCGCGTAGTTGAAGGCAGTGCGGGCTTCATCATCGGTCACGGAAGCCGGAAGGCCGATGTACTCCTGCATCTTCTGGATCAGGATATCCTTGCGGTAGGACTCTTCGAACTGCCCGGGAGTCATGCCCTGCGCTTCCAGAACACGCTTGTACAGGTCGCCGTCGAACACGTCCTTCTCATTGCGGAACACCGCGATGGAAGCAATGGTCTTCTTCAGCTCCTGAGGCGTAACGGTAATGCCGAGACGCTCTGCTTCCTGCAGAAGCAGCTTCTTGCTCACGAGCTGCTGCAGCACCTGCTGCGTGAATCCCAGCTGCTTCAGGTCTTCCTGCTTCAGACCGGGGATCTGACGCTTAAGCATGGCAAACTGCTGATCGTAGGCCTGCTTGAATTCGGGAATCAGAATCGGTTCTTCATTGACCGTGGCAATCACGGACGATCTGCTGGAGTTGCTCATGGAGCCCACTCCCCAGAAGACGAACACGATAATGATAAGCGCAAAGGCAATTTTTACGCCCCACGACTGGGCATTCTGCCGAATAGAGTCCAACATGCTCCGTATCCTTTGGTTCTAGCGGTGTGGCGCTACCGTTAAGCTGCGCCTGTTTTTGAGAGACGGACGTAGTTCAGAAGTCCGCCTGCCCGAATAATGTCCAATTCCTTCTGCGTCAAATCATTCTTCACAGCCACGCTGCCAGCGCCTTCCAAGGTGATTTCCACAGAGCCACCGGCAGTCACGGCTGCCACAGGCACGGTCACCTTGCCGCCCAGCGCAAAACGGTCATAGTCCGCCTTGTCCTCAAGAATGAGGGGCAGAATGCCGAAGTTCACGAGGTTGGCGCGGTGAATGCGGGCAAGCGACTTGGCGATGACAGCACGCACACCGAGATGACGGGGAGCCAGCGCAGCATGCTCGCGGGAAGAACCCTGACCGTAGTTTTCACCGGCCACGATAATTCCGTTGTCGCAGGCCTTGGCGCGTGCCACGAACCCTTCATCCACGCGGCTGAACACATGCTCGCTGATGGCGGGCACGTTGGAGCGCAGCGCGGTGATCTGGGCACCTGCGGGCATAATGTGGTCGGTGGTGATGTCGTCACCGGCCTTCAGCAGTACCTGAGCGGTCACGCTGTCGCCGAAACCGTCGAACTTCTCCAGCGGCACGATATTGGGTCCGCGCAGTACTTCCACGCCGGAGCCGTCGGCAGGCGGGAAGATAAACAGATCGCGGATGGAAGGCACGTCAGCAGGCAGTTCGGGCACTGCGGGTGCCTCGCCCCATGTGGCGGGGTCGGTGAACTCGCCGCGGATGGCAACCATGGCTGCGGTAAGCGGGCTCACAAGATACACGTCCGCGTCCTTGGTGCCGGAACGCCCTTCAAAGTTGCGGTTGAAGGTACGCACGGAAACACCTGCGGAAACGGGAGAACCGCCCATGCCGATGCAGGGACCACAGGAACATTCCAGCAGACGCGCGCCTGCGTCGAGCAGCGGCTCCACCAGACCTTCGCGGGCCAGCATCTTCAGCACCTGCTTGGAGCCGGGGCTGATCAGGGTATCGGTTTCCGGGCAGACCTTGGCTGCGCCGAACAGGCCCGCAACGGACTTCATGTCCGCATAGGAGGAGTTGGTGCAGGAGCCGATGGCAACCTGATCCACCTTCTTGCCTGCCAGTTCACGCACGGAAACCACGCGGTCGGGCATGTGCGGCTGGGCGGCAAGGGGTTCCAGCTTGGAAAGGTCTATGACGATGACATCGTCGTACGCTGCGCCCGCATCGGCCACAAGTTCCTTCCAGTCTGCCTCGCGGCCCATGGCTGCGAGGAACTGACGGGTCTTGTCGTCGCTGGGGAACAGAGAAGTGGTGGCACCGAGTTCCGCACCCATGTTGGTGATGACCGCACGTTCGGGCACGGACAGGGTGGCAACGCCGGGACCGGCATATTCAAACACCTTGCCCACGCCGCCCTTTACAGTCAACAGGCCGAGCAGATGCAGAATCACGTCCTTGGCAGAGGCCCAGCCGGTCAGCTTGCCTTCAAGCTGCACCTTGATGACCTTGGGCATGGCAATGAAGTAGGGCTCACCGGCCATAGCAAGCGCCACGGAAAGACCGCCCGCGCCCATGGCAAGGGAACCTATGCCACCCGCAGTGGGCGTGTGGCTGTCAGAACCGACCAGCGTTGCGCCGGGCTTGGCGAAATTTTCCAGATGCAGCTGATGACAGATACCGGTTCCGGGAGGAGAGAACACCACGCCGTACTTCTGCGCCACAGTGCGCAGGAAGCGATGGTCGTCCGAGTTGCGGAAGCCCATCTGCAGGGTGTTGTGGTCCACATAGCTCACGGACAGGTCGGTACGCACACGGTCCACACCCATGGCTTCGAACTGGAGGTACGCCATGGTACCGGTTGCGTCCTGCGTCAGGGTCTGGTCTATGCGCAGGCCGATTTCGCCCCCGGCAACCATTTCACCGGAGACAAGATGGGCCGCAATGATCTTTTGCGTAACATTCATGGACATAGTCTTCTTCCTAGCATTCGTCTGTTTCGCAGACGGCTTCACCCGTTCCGTTTTAGCCGGAACGCATATGCCGAACCGCGCACGGGTCCCGACATGAAGCTGCGGCCAGCCTTGCGGCAGGTCCGCACCCTATGCGGAGGCCGGTTCCATCGCACACAGCCGCTCAAGGCGTCGCTGCCGCAATGACGAACAATACCGCCGCATCCGGCCTGATTATATCAGGCCGTCATCCCCCATACGCCCACCGCTGACGGTCGATTCAATGCACATGCTCCGAAACGGCGGAGTTCATGCCGTCAGCCATGCTCACACATTCAGGCGCAGGGCCTAACCTTTTTCCCGATATCGGGGTGGACCCTTAAGGTATGTCCAGCCCTTCGCCGCGATACTCGTTCAACTTGTTTCGCAGCGTACGAACGGATATGCCGAGCATCTCCGCAGCCTGTGTACGGTTGCCGGAGGTCTGCTCCAATCCTTTGAGAATCATTATGCGTTCCATTTCATGCAGGGGGATAACCCCCTGCGCAAACAGCGCGCTTCCGTCGCCGCCCGGCACCGATGTGCCGGAGGCAGTCTGCATTCCGGCGCCGGAGGCAACCGGACCGGCGGAATCCGCCATCCCGCCGGATGCGGCAGACTCCGCATCCTGATCCTCATCCTCGCCGAACAGGGGCCAGCTATCCGGATCAAGGAGAAAATGATTCTTGCTGATGGGGCCGCGTCCTGCCAGCAACGTGGCACGTTCCATCAGGTTCTGCAATTCACGCACGTTACCGGGCCAGTCATAGGACACCAGCCAGTCGAGCGCTTCCTGCGAAAATTCAAGGTGGGCAAGCCCGTATTCGCGAACGTACATATCCACAAATAAACGGGCCAGAGCCAGCACATCTTCTCCCCGTTCCCGCAGGGCGGGCAGACGCAGGGGAATGACGTTAAGGCGGAAGTACAAATCCTGCCGGAACTTGCCTTCCTTGACCCAGTCTTCGAGATTGCGGTTGGTCGTGGCAAGAACGCGCACGTCAACCTTGACCGTTTCGGTGCCGCCCACGCGATCAAGTTCGCTTTCCTGCAGCACACGCAGCAGTTTGGCCTGCAGCCCAAGGTCCATTTCAGAAATTTCGTCCAGCAGAATGGTCCCGCCGCTGGCCAGTTCGAACTTGCCGAGCTTGCGGTTTATGGCTCCGGTAAATGCGCCCTTTTCATGCCCGAACAGTTCGCTTTCCAGCAGATGTTCCGGCAATGCCGCGCAGTTCACGGCAACAAAGGGGCCGTTGCCCCTGTCGCTGTGGACATGCAAAAATTTGGAGAACATTTCCTTGCCGGTGCCGGATTCGCCGGAAATGAGCACCGTCGCCCGCGAGGGAGCCACCTGTTTGGCAAGGGCCAGAACCCTGCGCATGACCGGGTTGCTGCCGATGATATTCGGGCCTTTTCCGGTCTCGGGCATCTGGGGTTTGCGCCCGCCAAGCGTCGTGACGGCAGGTGCCGGAATAGACTTGCGGCCGGCGGGAACAGCGGCAATAACCTTGTCGTAGATGAGCGGTTCCAGCCAGTAATCCTGCGCACCCATGTTGAGCAGACGCTCGGCTTCTTCCACGGAGCCCTTGTCGCTGAACACGATCACGGGCGGGAACGAGGCATCATCCTGACTCACCGCCAGCAGATCATCGACCTTGTAGCCGGGAAGCTGCGGACGTGAGAAGATGACGCTCGGTCCGGACTTGCGGATGAACGCGGAGGCTCCCTTCAGATTCTCCGCAAGGCCCACCTCGTACCCTGCGTCCTTGAGTCGGGGAAAGATGTGCGTGACAGATGCTGCCGGAGCAAGAAAAAGTATACGTCTCGGTGACATGCCTTCCTTGATAACCTCATGCGGTCATAATCGCAATAATTAGCGATGAACAATGTCATAAAATGATAGGTTTGGCAAAACATGCTATTGACCTCCCCCTGCCGCTCCCGTAGCCTCCGGCATAATTCACGGAAAACCCGGCTCCGCGCCCCGAGGGATTCATGCACGATCACGATATGGCAGCCCTGCTGCACTCAACGCTCAACGCCGTGGCCGAAGGCACCCTGTCGCCGGAAGAAGCCGCCCTGCGCCTGAAAACCGCTCCCAGCGAAGCGGCACTGAACGGCGTGCATGTTGACCTTCACAGAGCCATGCGCACCGGTCTGGGCGAGGCGGTTCTCGCGCTCGGCAAAAGCGACGACAGGCTGATCACGGCGGTTGAACGCCTTTCAGGGCAGCAAACCCCTGTTCTGGCCACACGGGTATCCGCCGCGCAAGGCGCATTGCTGCAACATCATTTTCCGCATGGCACACTGCATGCCGACGCAGGTCTTTTCTGCATCGGCCGCGACCTCTCCCTTACTCCGCCATACACCGCAAACGGAGATGTACTCGTAGTCACAGCAGGTGCCGCCGACATGGGCGTGGCGCTGGAGGCGCTGGGTACTGCACGCTTTTACGGACTTGACGCAGGACTGGTGCCTGACGTAGGCGTGGCGGGGCTTCATCGCATCACTCCCCATCTCGCCGCGCTGCACAAGGCCAAACTGCTCATCGTGGTGGCGGGAATGGAGGGCGCACTCCCCAGCGTGATAGCCGGCTTGTGCGGCTGCCCCGTCATCGGGGTGCCCACCTCGGTGGGATACGGTGCGGGTGCAGGCGGCATAACGCCGCTCTTTGCCATGCTCAACTCCTGCGCAGCAGGCATAAGCGTGGTGAACATAGATAACGGATACGGCGCGGCTGTCTTTGCCGCCAAGATTCTGAACACATTCCGACACGAGTAGTGCATGCGTCTCGCTTTTTTCAATGCCACCCGCAAATGGGGGGGCGTCAAGACATGGACCCTCGAATTCGCCGCCGCCTTGCAACGGCTCGGCCACACGGTCATCGTGCTCGGCAGGGAAGGCGCGTTCATAGAGCGGGCGCTCGGACTCGGACTGGATGCCCGTGCCGTTGATTTCGGACCTGACTACAACCCCTTTGCCATAGCCCGCTTCATGCGCTTTTTCCGCGAAGAACGCATAGACTGTGCACTCGTGAACGTGGGCCGCGACCTGCGCACAGCCGGCATTGCGGCCAAGCTGTGCGGCATTCCGCTGGTGCAGCGCGTGGGCCTGCCCGAAGACATGAAAAACGTCTGGAAGGTGCGCGCACTGCACAACTGGCTGCGCCCGCACTACCTGTGCCCGTGCCGCTTCAACCGCGACGGCCTGCTGGCCCACCTGCCCTGCATTGATGCAGCAGATACAACCGTTATCCACTCCGCCAAGGTGCCTGCCGACAAAGCACCGGAGCACCTCAACTCGCCCCTGCAGATAGCCACCACCAGCCAGCTCAACAAAGACAAGGGCCACCGCGAACTCATGGGCGTTCTTGCCCGCCTGCGGGATGAAGGACACGACTTTCACTGGCATGTGGCCGGAACAGGCAACGAAGAACCCGCCCTGCACGCGCTGGCGCAGGAACTGCAGCTGCAAGACAGAATCACATGGCATGGCTGGACACAGAACGTGGGAGCCATTCTCAGACAGGCCGATATTTTTGCCCTGCCCTCGCTGAGCGAAGGGTTGCCCAACACCCTGCTGGAAGCCATGGCTGTCGGCTGCATCCCCGTTGCACGCAACGTGGGCGGCGTGGCCGAAGTGTGGCCGGACAGCATGAACGAATTTCTTGTCGAACCCGGCACCGGCAGCGACGACCGCTTCCACGCCGCGCTCGGCACCCTGCTCACGGCCCGGCCGGAATCCCTGCTGCACCTGAAGCACGAAGCGTGGAACCAGTGTGTTCACGCCTTCTCGCTGGAAACGCAGGCCCGCAAGCTGGAAGCCTTTTTCATGGATATCACAGGAAAACGCTAAGTTACATGCACATCATATTCTGCACTTCATCCAGCACCAAGAGCGGCGGTTCGCGGCAGGCTCTGTATCTTGCGCAGGAATTCGTACGCCGAGGCCATTCGCTCACCTTCTTCACTCCGGCCCACTCCACCCTGCGCACGCTGGCGCCGGAAATGACATGGGCCGACCTGCCCGACAATCCCAAGCAGTGGCGCACCGCCATTGAGGCCGCTTTTCCCGAAGGAGCCCCCGCCGTTTTTCACGCATTCCACAACAAGGCCGTTAAAAAGGCTGCATGGTGGGGCCTGCGCTGGCGTTCGCGCGGCGTGGTCTGCGTGGCCCACCGGGGCGTTGTCTACAAGCCCGGCAACCCGCTGCCATACTGGTCTCCCGGCATAGGAGCCTTTGCCGTGAATTCCAAGGCGTGCGCCGTGGTGCTTGCCCGCTTCGGCGTGGGCAAGAAACGCCTGCATGTGGTCTACAACGGCATACCGGACGACCGCACCACCCCGGACACTCCCGCACAGGTCATGCGGGCGGCGCTGGGCATTCCCGAAACCCATTTTGTCTTCGGCACCGTGGCGGGCAACAACCCCGTCAAGGGAGCGGATGTCATGCTGCGCGCCTTTGCCCTTGCCGACATGCAGGAAACCACACTGGTGGCCGTTGGCGTCGGAGCCGATGTCTACGGTTCCCTGGCCAAAGAACTGGGCATCAGCGAGCGGGTGCGCCTTGTGGGGCATACGGAAAACGTGGCAGACCACCTGAACTGTCTGGATGCCTTCATCCTGCCTTCGCGCTCGGAATCCATGCCCAACACCCTGCTGGAAGCCATACGCATGGGGCTGCCTTCCGTGGCAACGGACGTAGGCGGCGTGAAGGAACTGCTTGCCGACACCGGCATATCCGTACCCGCAGACAACCCCGAGGCCATGGCAGAAGCCCTGAAGATCATGCGCACGGATTCAGC carries:
- a CDS encoding radical SAM protein, with protein sequence MHYEGDIIRPPSEIDSILLQVTTGCPHNRCTFCGAYQDKSFRIKDDAVIEADILWAAERLRGMRRLFLCDGDCLSLPQARLVRLLQSIRTHLPWVTRVGTYGSAMSVGRKSDAELAELRGLGLSFVYMGVESGDDEVLRRVNKHVTAAQLIEQARRVSAAGMKLNVSVIVGLGGVEGSMRHARETGRVLSAMSPDFIGVLSLMLLPDTLLHEQCRRGEFAMPDAQGLLRELREMLSATDIRSGIFLTNHASNHLPMRVRLPKDKAAALERLDAAIDGYVPIKSEWMRAL
- a CDS encoding ribbon-helix-helix domain-containing protein, with product MCEMYASTSPAEYEQVTRSVRLHGGVTSVRLERRFWNVLEELAASENTSLPRFLETLHDEAVVIHGTVGNFASLLRVVCTTYLSSRPAVERQAV
- a CDS encoding DJ-1/PfpI family protein, which gives rise to MAKKLLLICGDFVEDYEVMVPFQALQAMGYSVDAVCPGKKAGESVATAIHDFEGHQTYSEKPGHNFTLNATFDDIRLDDYAGLIIPGGRAPEYLRLNEKVLAMVRHFHETKKVIGAVCHGAQLLAAAVALDGRRISAYPACSPEVRLAGAEYVNLQMDEAHVDGNIVTAPAWPAHPQWLRKIADLLG
- a CDS encoding AlbA family DNA-binding domain-containing protein encodes the protein MKRIPFTYSRLFALTVLLGLCLLLFLMIQMRLVERQLAGLALGYFSDNARTSIQNVQENIGRLARDGASIPDSALVDEMLFLLESSHAGYVLVLPGHNRAELIEGESGVRVSMTEEGEGKVSYGISEVGGTGAASGGLDVEELKELTSTMRANLMLVLPAADTTPVIDLMRTPEGKRFVMLHVRSTAGSEPVTVCLLFLPEKFLNRLVAPIPMQMTAALLQQDRVIAVSAGAGKAFRELAGNDMRGVNLVDLLEKVGPAGELDHVETVTEEMNSGLRVIFISQGMGLLKGLLTTPLFLSSVGGFVVVLVALVLAISRYLTRHRRYYRPEVKVDADFVRKLIRQGEGMHVEFKSTLRQNLLSGKRDKSMEIAVLKGMCAFMNTSGGTMIVGVGDSGEVLGLEPDEFQSEDHALRHLGNVFNECVGPRHFNCVSLHACKLDGKQLLVALCRQSTYPVFIRYQSTEHFYVRQGPSNRSLSIGEFWEISDKFKR
- a CDS encoding SurA N-terminal domain-containing protein; the encoded protein is MLDSIRQNAQSWGVKIAFALIIIVFVFWGVGSMSNSSRSSVIATVNEEPILIPEFKQAYDQQFAMLKRQIPGLKQEDLKQLGFTQQVLQQLVSKKLLLQEAERLGITVTPQELKKTIASIAVFRNEKDVFDGDLYKRVLEAQGMTPGQFEESYRKDILIQKMQEYIGLPASVTDDEARTAFNYAAEKRSIEFTVLSAASFMTKASVAPEKVKEFYEQNKEQFKQPATVSLEYITITPKTLAKSVKVDEAEIAAFYDQNAETYFVQDESVHARHILVLVDANAPEATVNEAKAKIDQVLARLKKGEDFAALAKKYSEGPSAPTGGDLGEFGRGAMVKPFEDAAFALEAGQVSDIVRTQFGFHIIKVEKKTPRRVKSLAEVHDDVRQRLAEDKAADGVADTLDVVFEEVMAGKSMADAAAAHALDLRTTPEFPRAKAMDIVGIKPESLDAVFGTIAGGVVETPLEVEGGYMVARVTTSAPESYIDFEQVKTMIEGRLLQEAAMQMAGEEAKKIAPEVAAGNLPKELADTVQVSPLFDRRGFVPGLGQAPELVNAVFAASADKWGGPFMSAAGAVFFRLKDSSLPSDTEWDSAKDQVKESMLRAKRQEMFRAFMTDLAKKSEVLIQNQDVLDKI
- a CDS encoding aconitate hydratase — translated: MSMNVTQKIIAAHLVSGEMVAGGEIGLRIDQTLTQDATGTMAYLQFEAMGVDRVRTDLSVSYVDHNTLQMGFRNSDDHRFLRTVAQKYGVVFSPPGTGICHQLHLENFAKPGATLVGSDSHTPTAGGIGSLAMGAGGLSVALAMAGEPYFIAMPKVIKVQLEGKLTGWASAKDVILHLLGLLTVKGGVGKVFEYAGPGVATLSVPERAVITNMGAELGATTSLFPSDDKTRQFLAAMGREADWKELVADAGAAYDDVIVIDLSKLEPLAAQPHMPDRVVSVRELAGKKVDQVAIGSCTNSSYADMKSVAGLFGAAKVCPETDTLISPGSKQVLKMLAREGLVEPLLDAGARLLECSCGPCIGMGGSPVSAGVSVRTFNRNFEGRSGTKDADVYLVSPLTAAMVAIRGEFTDPATWGEAPAVPELPADVPSIRDLFIFPPADGSGVEVLRGPNIVPLEKFDGFGDSVTAQVLLKAGDDITTDHIMPAGAQITALRSNVPAISEHVFSRVDEGFVARAKACDNGIIVAGENYGQGSSREHAALAPRHLGVRAVIAKSLARIHRANLVNFGILPLILEDKADYDRFALGGKVTVPVAAVTAGGSVEITLEGAGSVAVKNDLTQKELDIIRAGGLLNYVRLSKTGAA
- a CDS encoding sigma-54-dependent transcriptional regulator; amino-acid sequence: MSPRRILFLAPAASVTHIFPRLKDAGYEVGLAENLKGASAFIRKSGPSVIFSRPQLPGYKVDDLLAVSQDDASFPPVIVFSDKGSVEEAERLLNMGAQDYWLEPLIYDKVIAAVPAGRKSIPAPAVTTLGGRKPQMPETGKGPNIIGSNPVMRRVLALAKQVAPSRATVLISGESGTGKEMFSKFLHVHSDRGNGPFVAVNCAALPEHLLESELFGHEKGAFTGAINRKLGKFELASGGTILLDEISEMDLGLQAKLLRVLQESELDRVGGTETVKVDVRVLATTNRNLEDWVKEGKFRQDLYFRLNVIPLRLPALRERGEDVLALARLFVDMYVREYGLAHLEFSQEALDWLVSYDWPGNVRELQNLMERATLLAGRGPISKNHFLLDPDSWPLFGEDEDQDAESAASGGMADSAGPVASGAGMQTASGTSVPGGDGSALFAQGVIPLHEMERIMILKGLEQTSGNRTQAAEMLGISVRTLRNKLNEYRGEGLDIP